The proteins below are encoded in one region of Myxocyprinus asiaticus isolate MX2 ecotype Aquarium Trade chromosome 13, UBuf_Myxa_2, whole genome shotgun sequence:
- the LOC127450481 gene encoding glial fibrillary acidic protein-like: MENQRAFSSYRKRFGTPGGSPSVGVTCRLSTGRMSLHGSPRHLTSSPITLSTSRLSQGGERLDFSADTLLKAQYRENRTNEKVEMMGLNDRFASYIEKVRFLEQQNKMLVAELNQLRGKEPSRLGDIYQEELRELRRQVDGLNAGKARLEIERDNLASDLATLKQRFQDETALRQEAENNLNTFRQDMDEAALNRMQLERKIDALQDEINFLKNVHEEEMRELMEQLMAQQVHVDLDVSKPDLTAALRDIRAQFEVMATSNIQETEEWYRSKFADLTDAASRNAEALRQAKQEANDYRRQIQGLTCDLESLRGINESMERQLREMEERFALETAGYQDTIARLEDEIQMLKEEMARHLQEYQDLLNVKLALDIEIATYRKLLEGEESRITVPVQNFTNLQFRETSMDTKLTPEAHVKRSIVVRTVETRDGEIIKESTTERKDLP; the protein is encoded by the exons ATGGAGAACCAACGTGCTTTCTCATCCTACCGAAAGCGTTTCGGTACCCCTGGTGGCTCCCCATCTGTGGGAGTCACCTGCCGTCTTAGCACGGGCCGAATGTCTCTCCACGGCAGCCCACGCCACCTCACTTCCAGCCCCATCACCCTTTCCACATCTCGCTTGTCCCAGGGTGGGGAGCGTCTGGACTTCTCAGCAGACACCTTGCTGAAAGCCCAGTACAGGGAGAATCGCACCAATGAGAAGGTGGAGATGATGGGGCTGAATGACCGCTTCGCCAGCTACATTGAGAAAGTGCGCTTCCTGGAGCAGCAGAATAAGATGCTGGTGGCAGAACTGAACCAGCTGAGGGGGAAGGAGCCCAGTCGCTTGGGTGACATCTACCAAGAGGAGCTGAGGGAGCTGCGCAGGCAGGTGGATGGCCTCAACGCTGGTAAAGCCCGACTGGAGATAGAAAGAGACAACCTGGCCTCAGATTTGGCCACTCTTAAACAGAG ATTTCAAGATGAGACTGCCCTACGACAAGAGGCAGAAAATAACCTCAACACCTTCAGACAA GATATGGATGAAGCAGCTCTAAACCGCATGCAGCTGGAGAGGAAGATTGATGCTCTGCAGGATGAGATCAATTTCCTGAAGAATGTCCATGAGGAG GAGATGAGGGAGCTGATGGAGCAGCTGATGGCCCAACAGGTTCATGTGGATCTGGATGTGTCTAAGCCAGACTTAACTGCTGCATTGAGGGACATAAGAGCTCAGTTTGAGGTCATGGCCACCTCAAATATACAGGAGACTGAGGAGTGGTATCGCTCAAAg TTTGCTGATTTGACTGACGCGGCCAGTCGAAATGCAGAGGCTCTGAGGCAAGCAAAGCAGGAGGCCAATGATTATCGCCGGCAGATTCAGGGCCTGACCTGTGACTTGGAATCTCTTCGTGGGATT aacGAGTCTATGGAGCGTCAGCTGCGAGAGATGGAGGAACGTTTTGCCCTAGAGACGGCTGGTTACCAGGATACTATAGCTCGTCTGGAGGACGAGATCCAGATGCTGAAGGAGGAGATGGCCAGACACTTGCAGGAGTACCAGGACCTGCTCAATGTCAAACTGGCCCTGGACATAGAAATTGCCACCTACAGGAAGCTGCTTGAAGGAGAGGAAAGCAG AATCACAGTTCCAGTGCAGAACTTCACTAACTTACAGTTTAGAG aGACCAGCATGGACACTAAGCTGACTCCAGAGGCACATGTGAAGAGGAGCATAGTCGTGCGAACTGTTGAGACTCGAGATGGGGAG ATAATTAAGGAGTCCACTACGGAGAGGAAGGATTTGCCCTGA